The genomic DNA aaccttaggacaaatggtggaagcaaagctatacagacaaaatctcacacagaagcatacacatacacactcacaaaaagaggaaaaggggaaaaaatcataaatcttcctctcaaaGTCCAGCACCTTaatttgggatggttcgttgtctattcatgtattccacagatgcagggtacatcaagttgattgtggagctttaatctgcatttccctttctcttctttgttctcacagctcccaggggctcagctttggatttggccctgcctctgcgtgtaggtcgccagagggcgtctgtttttcgctcagacaggacggggttaaacgagccgctgattcggaggctctggctcactcaggccgtgggggagggaggagcacgGAGTGCGGGTCGAGTCTGCggaggcagaggccggcgtgacgttgcaccagcctgaggcgcgccgttgcaccagcctgaggcgcgccgtgcgttctcccggggaagttgtccctgaatcccgggaacccggcagtggcgggctgcacaggctccccggaagggaggtgtggatagtgacctgtgctcgcccacaggcttcttggcagtggcggcagcagccttagcgtctcatgcccgtctctggggtctgcgcttttagccgcggctcgcgcccgtctctggagctcctttaagcagcgcgcttaatcccctctcctcgcgcccCAGGaatcaaagagggaagaaaaagtctcttgcctcttcggcagctccagaccttttcccggactccctcccggctagccgtggtgcactaaccccttcaggctgtgttcacgatgccaaccccagtcctctccctgcgctccgaccaaagcccgagcctcagctcgcagccccgcccgccccggcgggtgagcagacacgCCTCCTGGGCTGCTGAGTGccagttggcaccgatcctctgtgcgggaatctccccgctttgccctctgcacccctgttgctgcgctctcctccgcagctccgaaggtGCCCCGAAAGTAATAAATTTTTGATAGTAAAATTTAATGGAAAGGTAGGAACTGAAGTCAGATTCAAGAAATGAATGGACAAATAGAAACACCTGTGAGGTTTTAACTGTATCTGGAAGCCTGTTAGAGGTTTTGTTCCTATTTAAAGAATATTCGTATTTGCCCCTATATTCCAGTGGGGATTTCTCACTTCACATTGAAAATCCCTTCAATAATGAATgagtgtgtatacatacatatatatgtatgtgtgtatatatacatgtgtgtatatatatttatatatatataaattgaatcacaTAAAATTAATTAGAATGTAAGAACTTTTATGGTTATCATGTTAATATTGCCACAATGAACACTGAAGGAATGATTATAATAAGTTTATATAATCATCATCATagtaatgataaaataataggAATTCCAATGTATAGAATGCTTACCACAATCCTGTTTCTagcctaaaatgtttacatatatttcaattaatcatcacaacaacctAAGAGGCCAATATTGTTCCCATTTTGTAGCTGAGAAAATAGGCTCAAAGGAACTTGACCAAGGTTCCTCAGCCACCATgtttcatcaaatctaagataCCATGATTGTAACATGTACTGTTATTTTATGTACCActaaaaagattttaagttttcaATTTAACTATACCATTAAATGCAagacatttcctgatttcagagatattgaaaactgaaaaaaaagcatGTCTTAGAATtgattaaatatgaaattaagtGGTAGAAACATGATTCTATCCAAGTGTGAATCCAAAGCCCCTGTCATTAGCTACTAGATCATAATACTTAGATTTCTTTAACCATCTCATAGATATCTTTCATTCTAATCTCATTCACAGGGGAACAAAACTAAGATTTACAGCAGGGGAGGTCACTTGCTCATGGTCATACACACAGCTACTAAGGGGATTAGCCAGGCAGGGAAGCCAACTCTCTGAGACCCAGACTAGACCGCTTTACAGTATATCACATTACTATTTAAGCTAGCCTGTCTTTTCCTGCAGGTAGAAGTACTGGAAGAAATACCAGAGTGTCATGTGTAGGGATAAATATTAGGTGTTTCAGGTAGGAGCTACATCTACTCAATTTCATCTAAACACTTATGTCAAACACACATGTTCTGTATTAAAGATGAAAGTTTCCagcaaaatggacttaattggcTTGCTCAATATACTATTTACTTCATTTCTTGTAATTGCTGTTCATAGATCTTcagtaaataaatagtaaaataaagacaatgtcCTGAGGATTCAACGGTTGTAAaagattgtttaaaatattaagtacGTGCTACAAATAAGttttatttgtatcattctttCTCACTTTTGTCTAGTGCCCACTTAGAAGCTAAATAATATAGGGTAGAATGGGGGGTAATGGAAGAGGAGCAGGAAACTTTTTTGTGCAAGCAACTATCCAAAAGGCTGGAAACACTTGACTCATGAAGACATGTATGACATATGTGGCTTCTTCCTACATTTGATGTTGGTAaacaggttttaaaatatattaatcatCAATATAAGTAGATGCCAACAAAGACACAGGAAGAAAGCCTATTCAAATGAAAATCTGTAAAATCACACAGTTTCTCTGCTATAAATTTGAAAGTGCTGATACTTACACTTGGACTCATGTTCATTGTATCATTTCTTTGCTGCATCTGTTTCTGTAAGTATTCACTCCAATTTTTCTTTGCAAAAGTCCTGATATGAATCATAaatggtgatattttaaaaagcaatcatttattttgaaagatcCAAAGATCTGATTTGTTGATTATAATCAGATTTGAATTTACTTCAAGAATTACTTTGAATGATGTAGTGGTAATGAGATATATCAGTTATCACTCTATAATTGGAGTTTAAATGGCAAGCACTCCAAAACTAAGCACCTCATTTCCTCTGAAGCTATTTTCTGTGTTTAGAAAAGCTTTCATCAGGTAGACAGCCCAGCTAATGCAAAGATATACAGGTTTTGCCACTCATTTCTTGTAAGCTACTTAGCGGAGGTTACGaagaagtttttcttttgttaagctTTACTATTTACATATTACTCTAGCCAAGGAAAACATCTGACTGTGGATATAATTACCAAATCAGGAAAAAGGAGCAAAAGCTGAAATTGTTATCAGGTATCTTGGGGGcgttaaaaatacaaattcacaCCTTGTTTACAATAATAAATCCtctttagaattttaaagaatcatactggtttttcaaaattgaaaaaagtCATTGTAAGtccccataaataaataatattccgAATATGCTACCATATTTTATTCCAGATGCTTGCCTAGTTACCTGTCTTTTGTTCAGACCACATTGGGCTTCTACATTggtgacttattttatttttttaaggtagaaatGCCTTAAAAATTAAGGCAGAAGTTTAGCATTTCTGGTTTGTCTTTTGGTGAAGCTAGCCTGAGTGGTGCATAAGCCAACTCCAGGTCTTAAGGATATTATTAAACCTAACTGGtcaacctatatatatatatatatatatatatatattagaatggAAAGTTATGGAGTAGAAGAATTAATCTCCAAGGGATCAATTATCAAAGTATATTAATTTTCTGTACTTTATGTGTTCTTTAGTAAGAGTTCTACATTTGATAACTTTAACCAAGCAAGAATTACTTACTTGTGCTaaggatacaaaaaaaaattataataatagaagataaaggagaaaaaactgaGCAGAAttgttcattatattttaaaatgcacttgTAAAATGAcagaatatgggcttccctggtggcgcagtggttgagggtccgcctgccaatgcggggggcgcgggttcgtgccccggtccgggaggatcccacgtgccacggagcggctgggcccgtgagccatggccgctgggcctgcacgtccggagcctgtgctccgcggtgggagaggccacagcagtgaggggcccgcgtaccgcaaaaaaaaaaaaaaaaaaaaatgacagaatatgTCATTGGAAAACAGTAAGTGGAATTTCAGTGCCTTAGTGGAAGTGTTATACCACttgacaaacaaaaatggatgtgtaaaatgaagcaaaacaTGAAAATCCCTGATAAATGTAGAAATAATTGCTTACCATCAGTGTTAAACATATGTTAACTTTTTATAGGAAACTGTTTGTATACTGCTAATATAAGTAGGGTGGGGCCTTTAGCATTAAAACGGTGCCTACATCAGACATTGTCTATATACACAATAACCCACATATACAttgtggaaataatttttttagctgAAAACTGCAACTCTATGCAGTTAATATGAGCTAAAGTATTTGACTAGACATTTATAGACAATGCAAAATGAAGGCAATCActgagaaatttaaattaaaaataatgtttttactcAATTACCTAGCcaattacaataaaaatgtctTGAGGTTTTTAAAACTCAAACAATCTGCAATACTATTAAATTTCTCTGGTCCTTTTGTTAGGGCGGACAGACCTAGCCTAACAGTTTTATAAGGCAATAGTGAATATAcacaatattcaaaatatatttaggtTAGGGTTGCAACTATGCATAAGCTAGACCTCTCCTATGTTCTGATTTGTGGAAAGCAGAAAAGTTCAGCTGCCCGAAGATACACCTATTATTTGTCTGCTGAGGGCTCCCTGAAGACTCTTTAGAAAGGAGGTAGAGGAGGGAAACAGAGGAATTCATTATCAGAGATTATATATTATCAATCTAGCATAGTTCATTGTTAGATTAGCTAGCCTAGCAGGTTGGAAGGTTCAAAGAGAATGGGACACTGAGTCAATATACTTTGATTGTGGGAAAGGCTCAGTAGGAAAGATTGAGTACATTGGAGCTCTTCCAGGGAAGCTGACCTAGATGGAACAACTTAATTAGGGTAATTAGGAAACTGGATGATAGCTAGAGGGCATCAGTAAGTTGAAAGAATATTGATGCCATGAATACATCACCTCTATTCTATTAATATCTTTGTCCCAGTTCAATTCTgtttcaacaaatacatatttagccattaaaatatagatatataaagcATGCCTTTACATTTCCATATCACTCAACACATTAATAGTTAAGTATTCATTGTTTTTACCTGTTAAATTCAATTTCTACTGATGAGTATCTTTTATATCTCCGTGATTGGTCATGAGATCTCTCTGATTGACCATGAAATCTCCCTGTTTGGCCATAAGATCTCCCTGATAGGACATTAGATATCTTTGAATCGTCATGAGATCTCTCTGAGTGACTGTGGAATCTCTCAGAGCGGTCATGCGATCTCTCCGACTGGTCATGAGATCTTTCTGTATAGCTACGAGATCTCTTTAATTGGCCATGAGATCTCTTTGATTGACCATGAGATCTCTCTGATCGGCCATGAGATCTTGCTGATCGACCACGAGATCTTTCTGATCGATCACGAGATCTCTCTGATTGGCCACGAGATCTTTCTGATTGACCACGAGATCTTTCTGATTGACCACGAGATCTTTCTGATTGACCATGAGATCTCTCTGATTGGCTACAAGATCTTTCTGATTGACAATGAGATCTCTCTGCTTGGCCATGAGATCTTTCTGATTGACGATGAGATCTCTCTAATTGGCCATGAGATCTTTCTGATTGACGATGAGATCTCTCTTTTTGACCACGAGATCTTTCTGATTGACGATGAGATCTCTCTGATTGGCTACGAGATCTTTCTGATTGACGATGAGAACTCTCTGCTTGGCCATGAGATCTTTCTGATTGATGATGAGATCTCTCTTTTCGGCCATGAGATCTTTCTGATTGACGATGAGATCTCTCTGCTTGGCCATGAGATCTCTTTGAGTGGCCTCGAGATCTCTCTGAATAGTGTTGATTTTCTTCTGATTGGCCTTGAGATCCTTCTGATTGATGTTGGTTCCTCTCTGATTGGCCTTGATTCATCACTGCTTGGGCTTTAGAATTTTCATTGCACTTCTCCTGCAAAGAACcgcaattttgaaaaacaaatgaaacatatACCCTGTTGATTTCATTAACTCATAATGATATTTTGTTAAGCCCATTTCTATGGGAAACTCTTTTTTTAGAATTCCACtgcctctactttttttttcttttttgcggtatgcgggcctctcactgtggtggcctctcccgttgcagagcacaagctccggacacgcaggctcagcagccatggctcatgggcccagctgctccgtggcatgtgggatcttcccggactggggcacgaacccgtgtcccctgcatcagcaggcagactcttaaccactgcaccaccagggaagccccactgcccCTACTTTTAAAGACTAAACAGTTTTCAGGACTAATATGTAGAAAGCTCTGATCTCTCATGGCATTGGCACAAAGAATATTATGCatataaaactttaataaaatgttttaaatatggaaaattaaCTGCTTTGTGAATTTGAATATATTCCAAGGTCATACTCTACCTACCATTTTCTGGATCTGTGTTTTACCTAAAGAAACAACCAATTCTTTGACTTTATAGTTGAGAGacagaatatttaatattttgtagcACAAATCCTTAGAACCACAAGAAAGTGTTCAAAATCATACTATTTATTCTTCACCTGTTCAGAATCAGGTGAAAAAGAAACTAtcaactaacacaatattgtaaatcaactatacttcaatttaaaaaaacttacaatAAATTATCTATCTCTTCTATATAAATTAATACTTAATTCTAGAGGGAAAGACAAATAAGTGAGGGGATAGGTAGCTATAAAGAAAGCAGAAGGTAGGCTTAATACTGTTAAAGTAAACTGGCCTGACAACAACTCAGTCTTTCtaccttttcactttttaaatcaaAAGGGCAGTGGAGTGAATCAGTCAAATGGAAGTAATGAAACCCTTGACAAATCTCTATGATGCTACATAAATGTAAGTGGACAAAGTCATATGGACCATGCTAAGAAATCAAGCTTTCCACTAGCAAATAGTGCCTGGCAAACAAAATATGCCCTAGCTCTGACATTGTGACTTTGTAGTATAACACTACCAGAAGCTGAATGCAACTATTAAAAGGAAGGGGAGGTATTGGTATAAAGAATATTATTCACATAAaactttagtaaaataaaaaatatgacaaaTCTGCTGCTTTGCTAAAGCATAAAGCCATAGTCACACTCCAGATTTTCTACTGTAAAACATAAATAAGGAGATTGGGTGGAATGCacatgtacattttcttttctaagtgACTAGTGTTGGGAACACAGTGGGTCAGCAGGAAGGATTGAGACCTATCTCTTAAAGACCCATATGCATCCAAGTACCTTTCCAAAGGAACTTGTGGTCTTTTTGCAAATGTTTATATAAAAACTAATTTCGTCAAATTGGATACCACAGATTTCTACCtttagaaaacaacagaaattatcaaaaacagaaactttccttataaacaacagaaactatcaAAAAGAGTTGTGTTGAATAAATACAATCGTGTTTTACTGATATTAGGATTAAATCTTGTGAAATACAAAGCTAGCTTATTAGAATTTCAAAGCATGATTGAAAGCTGTAATTGTTATTCAATTTATTAGTAGAAtaattatgtttacattttatcaCATTTCTATATTGCAGAGTACTTTTTTCCAGTGAGTTCTGCTATAATGACAGTCTCAAATGTCTGAAAAGTATGAGAAATAGAAAGatgctttcagggcttccctggtggcgcagtggttgagagtccgcctgccgatgcaggggacatgggttcgtgccccggtccaggaagatcccacatgccgcagagcggctaagcccgcgagccatggccgctgagcctgtgtgtccagagcctgtgctccacaacggtagaggccacaacagtgagaggtccgcataccataaaaaacaaacaaacaaacaaaaaaacctctaaaaGAAAGATGCTTTCAATTTGAAAATACTATTTTACGATATTCTTAGTTCATTTATGCGTTTCATACTGTAACGTAAGCTCATGTCCTTCTTTCCAAACTTTATCAAAAACTTTCTCACCTTACAGATTAAATACCATCTCCTCCGTCAAACTTTCACAAATCCCCTTAATCAGAATGAATTGCTGCATCCCCACAATATATAACTTATAACCCTGTTAGAACATGTATTGTAAACTGCCTGGcattaaatttctttcttatctttctttcccACCACCACATATAATATTTGAAGCAGGGCTGTTCTGGTACCTTGCATAGTGCCTAGAATAGACATTTAATTAACATTTGCTAAATCAATCCTCTAAATATTTGAATATGCAACATGTTCTCCTTCCCCcaaattttgcatttatataattTGGCAAAAATGGTTTAAGCTCCCAGAATCAACATTTTTTACTAAATGACCACATAACACTTTAAGAAGAATCACTTTATAGGGCAAGCTGAAACCGTAGTATCAATGTTAACTTATGAATCTGGATATGAGCGCCTCTAAAATTTCTGTCCAGTGACTGGCTCATCTATACAAGTTTAGAGGTGATGGATTTACCACCATAAAATGTACAACTATAGTAAGTCCCATCTGTTGGTTCCAGAGTTTATGTCATACACTAATGTCATCTGACTTTTAGTTTTTACAATTCTTTCACAAGTCTACTAAAACTGTTTTTATACTAAAACTTAAGATCAACAACTCTTATTATATAAGGACAAAAATGAGAATGATTATACAAGACAAATCATGAAAACAGTCATCTCTTTTGGcattttataaattcaaaatttcTAGCAGTGAttgaaaatagcaaaaataaatgtttattaaaacagttataggggcttccctggtggcgcaatggttaagaatctgcctgccaatgcaggggacacgggtttgagccctggtctgggaagatcccacatgctacagagcaactaagcccgtgtgccacaactactgaggctgtgctctagagcccgcgagccacaactactgagcccatgtgccacaactgctgaagcccgcgtgcctacagcctgtgttctgcaacgagagaatccactgcaatgagaagcccactcactgcaacgaagagtagcccctgctcaccacaactagagaaagcccgcacacagcaacaaagaccccacacagccaaaaataaataaataacttaataaaaaaaaacagttacagAGGAAAAATCAATTAACAAATATTGAAGTTAAATTATGCTTCAGGCAGCATGGGGGAGTACTAAGAAACAATCCCCGCTcttaatagaattttaaataatccttaatattaagaaatatattaaatttaggACCTTTATATTGGTTAATTCTTGGTATTTATTTACCTGCTTCTTTAAAGGCTGCCTGTTTAAAGAGCTTTGTCCAGACTTGAATCCAAAAGTTTCTCCGTTTGGCTTTTCATCATTTCTTTCCTCAACGTTGTTTATGAATCTTGagtatcctttaaaaaataattattttctgtattttcagtcAGTGAATTCAACATATCTTTCAGAAGTAATACCTGTGATCTCATTGTTTTCAAGCTATGCACTGGTATTTGCAAAACTTTTGATATTTCATTAATCTGATATCACCTGAGAGTCTCGGTGAACTCTAGAACAGTCTTTGCCATACTATTTCTATTTGTATACCTTAATATAGTAGTCTTCTCTGTATACAGCACCTCAAATTTGGTTTCATATGCCACCAAAGTTGGACATATTATCTGAAATTCATTGAAAGAATACTCTAATAGAATAAagagagatgcagagaaactgtTTTGTATTAATCATGTGAATATTTGCCTCAACCATCTGCTTTGATCTGGGTGTAAAGACAGCTTAAGGAATGATCAGAGAATATAGTTCTCCAAAGGCTCACGAAGATCAATTTTATGTTTAGTCAGAAACATGAGATTGGCCCCCTTACCATTCTTAGCAGCTTTGCCCCTATAATAACCACCATCCCTCCTTTTCTCAGAAACTGCTAAGCCACTGAAGGATTTAAACAAATACTGTAAGGAACATGGGTAGACAGCTGGAAGGGGCTCAGAGTACACACAATGTCAAGACGGTTCCAACCTGTTCACTAGACCATGGAGATCATTAATTGTTGAAAAGAATTCTCTACTATGGCAATACACAGCACGTTCACATTAAAATATGCACACTGCATTGACCAATGTGATTAGGGATACAAAAGGCTTTCTTCATGTTCTTCTGCACTCTCTTTGTCctacagcatttattttttcaaaatgtggATGCCATGGTGCTCAGGCTATTAACCATACTCTTAACCCTACTGTATTGCCTCCTTAAAGTGGAACTGGACCATCTAGACACGCTTGGGAACAAGTACAAAACATTTCTCATTCTTATCCTGCTCTCTCTTAAGGAAGTAactcatataaattaaaaattttgttttcatttgtcatgGCATAAATTTTTACC from Lagenorhynchus albirostris chromosome X, mLagAlb1.1, whole genome shotgun sequence includes the following:
- the LUZP4 gene encoding LOW QUALITY PROTEIN: leucine zipper protein 4 (The sequence of the model RefSeq protein was modified relative to this genomic sequence to represent the inferred CDS: deleted 1 base in 1 codon; substituted 1 base at 1 genomic stop codon); the encoded protein is MASVSKLAPVKVLTGTNNREKMNILDLSLDDIIILRKIGMDTEEIKNETQNDKKNTSVSRQQSNADKHHQQRGYSRFINNVEERNDEKPNGETFGFKSGQSSLNRQPLKKQEKCNENSKAQAVMNQGQSERNQHQSEGSQDQSERSHGQAESSHRQSERSRSQSERSHRQSERSRGQKERSHRQSERSHGQLERSHRQSERSHGQAERSHCQSERSCSQSERSHGQSERSRGQSEDLVVNQKDLVANQRDLVIDQKDLVVDQQDLMADQRDLMVNQRDLMANXRDLVGQSERSHDQSRRYKRYSSGKSTISLENEYITFESFRRLERSPDQGDTLCKKTGSSGLDFGTVQIWNGISQSSGTQSSLRSKAKLPKGFNCVCLYLLRPGEDAQDERGGGKRVEEGLRAA